The Petrotoga mobilis SJ95 genomic sequence ATATTCATTTCTTATAGTTCTCTGTTCTCCTCCTTCTTTAGTAACAAACGCACCTGTCCCTTGTACAAATTCAACTTTTGTTTTATGTAAAGATCTTCCCCATTTAAATTGGACAGGTCCAGTCCATGCAAAACTTTCTTTACCCAATGCGAAAGTTACACCGAAAAGCCTTGTATCGATACATTTCTTTAGAGTTTCGTCTCCATTTGTGGTAGACAATTTCGTTTTCAACTCTTCGAATCTTTCTTTTAAAGTCTTTGGTTCTCCATCAATGAAAACATCTTCTCCCATTCTCATTAATTCGTCTCTAATAGTTCTTTTAATCCTAACGTCAGATACCAAAACTTGCCCTGTTTCTTCATCGTATCTTGGATGATTTGCATTCAATGGATCACCGTTTGGATTCGCATCTTTTACAGAGTATACAAACAAAAGTTCTTTTCTACCGTTAAACATCTTGGTCCTCCCCCTTGTCCGTTTTTTCTATTTCTAATTCTGCTACTTCTTTCTCTTTTGTGTAGTCTTTGTATATTTCCCAGAAATAATTTCTCCAGTTCATGAAACCTGTTACAAAAGCAAAATTTCCATCAACGCCTAAATCTTTTCCTTTAGAATTCATTAATAGTTCTTGAGAGTAACCAGCTAAATCTTCAATAAGGAAAGAAGGCTCAATCTTGTACGCTTTTATCAGTTCTGGTATTCTTGCTAGATGTTTTTTAATATCTCTTAAACTTAATCTTCCAAAATTTAGCTGTTTGTACAACGGAGAATCTTGAATTTTTGCGTTTGAATAACCACTCTCGTCTTTTTCCCCTTTTGCTTGATTATAGGCTATAAAGCCCAAAACTACTCCAGATAAAAGTGTTCCTTTTCCAAAATCACTCTGCAAAAACTTATCAGAAAACTTATCTAGGAATTCCAAATGTCTTTTCATAACGAATACCTCCAAGATTTATTGTAGTTGTTCAAAAATTCAATCAACAACAAAAAGTCATTCAAAGTAAGATGAAAATAGTCATTTTGGACTTTGTCGTTCATCAATTTAGGAATTCTTGCAACAAAATTTTGTTTTATAGTTTTAGTTTCAACCCTTTCTCCACTTAAAATTTTTCCAATAATTTCCATTGTCAGGGTTCTCATTACCTTTTCTTCACTGTCTTCTTTCAAAACTAAATGGCGAAGAGTTCGATATATGTGTTTTAAAGCAGCAGAAAGTTGGGTATCTTTCTTTTTCGCCAAGAGCTGCACAGTCTCTTCCCAAATTTGGTGTAATTTTTGTATTCTTGTTAAAGGTACATCCTCGATCATTTGATGTATTACAAGTTGTGCTTGATTTTGTTCGAGAAAAAGAAAATGAAAAACAGCTGTATAAGGTTTATCTACATCATAATCAGGATCTGTGATATAATCCAAAAGATCTTTTTCTTTTGTATACTGATCACTCCAAAAATAATTCTTTAAATCATTGAAAGCATCATCCAGAATGTTTGTATCTGTTGTAAAGAACTCGGGTATTATCCAGATCTGGATATTATTTATAATGGATTGATCTACAAAATTATAATCTATGTAAGTTTTGGCATTAGAGAAAGTCTTAAAGCAGTCTTTACAATATTTGTATACCTTGTTAGAAAAATTCTTATTTATGGCAGGAAGGAAATTCACTTTATCAAACGTAGCAAAAGGAAAAATCATATCGAAATTAAGTAAAATATCGCTTTCCTTACCACAATAATCACAAACTCCACCTTTTTTTGAAACATTTTTCTTATTCAGTTCCTCGTTTAATTTCTTTAAAAAATATTGTTGGAACAGCTTAACTTCTCCAGGGTAAAGAAATTGTCCATCATCTTCAATACCAAAAACAATTAAATACGAAGCCTTTGGATCACTGTAACACTCTAAGAACCGATCCACAAAATCATTATTAGATAAGTCATTGATTATTTTTTGAACAGAACCTTTTTCAAAAAATCCTAAATCTTCGAAATCTTGAATCATTTTTTCAATTTTGCTTATATACGATTTAGAACCATTTAAGAGAACCTCACGATTTTTTTCTCTTGTACTTTTTGGCTTTGATATTCTCAAAACAGGTGAGTATCGCCAGTCGGTATTACTGCCTGGAGGTTCTTTATACAAATACCTAAGTTTTTTGTATTGTTCATCTTTGCTATCTGCAAAAAAATCAGCTTCATCAATTTTTGAAACACCCTCAATTTTTAGAGGTATGATTGTATTTTCTTTTTCACTTTGCAATTTCAACGTACTGTAATTTGATACTTTTAAATAAATTCTTATTTCTTTTGATCCATCTGTTCTTACAGGTATGGCTAGATAATCTGTTATTTCATCAGTTTTTGATGAAAATTCTTTTCCAATAGTGTAAACCGCTTCGATAAAACCCATATTATCACCCTCTGTCCATAATCATATAACTTCGACTAACCCAAACCCTTGGGAGTTTTTTGCTCCAAAACCAGAATCGTAACCAATTTTCAACAAACTTGGATTCCCTTGAATTTCAAAAACTCCATGCCAACCTTTAATAATAAAATTTTTATACTTTGTTATGATCATTTTAGAGCCTTTCTGATCAGCTTCTTTTATAACGAATTCATCATTACTTATTTTTTTTGAAAGATATGAATCGTAATAGGCAAGATATTTTTTTATTAAATTTTCCTTTATTAATTTTGAAAATTGATCTTCGCTGGGGGAAAAGTAAATAGTCTTTTTTGAAGAATTTTGTACAATCGTAGAATAAATAGTAATGGGGGATAAAGTCTTTACCTTTATTTTATCGCTTTTTATTTCCAAATCATCGTACTCTAACTTCTCTACATGAATCTTTTGACCTAATAGTTCAAAATCATCTTTAAATAAAAGCGAGTCTGCACAATACTGAATTAAGTTCTTGTCGTGAGAGGAAATTTTCAAAGAAACATTATCAGAAAACTCTATTGTTTTATCCTTTTGATTTAAGCTGAATTTTCCGCTTAGCCTTGAAAAAGAAAACAATTTGTACTTTCTTTTATTATAGCTAAAACCCTCGTTATGAATGAAGTTTCTATATTCGGCATTATCTATTAAATCAAGAATGAAAGCTTGAATAATATGATTGTAATTTAATGGAAGTATTAAACTATTTAAAGAAAATTGAACGTTTAATCTCATTTCAATTCTCCCGATATTTTAAATTAAAAATTAGAATCTTTACTGTAATATATTTTATCATACGATAATAAAAAAAGCAAGAAGGTATAAAAAAATGTCTGTCGACCTCCAATAAGGTAAAAATCCCAGGGGATCGACAGACAAGTGTTAAAAGTCACAATCCTTATATTATGCATATTTGAGTTGATTTTTAACAATTTATCAAAATTTTGATTGACAATCGTAATTTTTTATGATATAGTATTTATAGGTATCTTATGCCTTTTTATCCTACCTATGAGGAATGGAAACGATGGAAAAGAAAGAAAGACATCAAGAACGTTTGACCCTTTTTATCCTACCTATGAGGAATGGAAACCTCATCCACATAGTAGATTATTTGTTATGGATTATGCTTTTTATCCTACCTATGAGGAATGGAAACTTTTTTTCATGATAAAATCATCTCCTTTTTTAGTAAAACTTTTTATCCTACCTATGAGGAATGGAAACGAAATAGTTACTATGGTGGACGTACTGAATTGATTGACTTTTTATCCTACCTATGAGGAATGGAAACCTTCATATTTGTCTCCGAATGAATCAAAAAACACTCTTTTTATCCTACCTATGAGGAATGGAAACAGGGCGAAAAGGAAATCATGAAACGTATTGGTGAATTCTTTTTATCCTACCTATGAGGAATGGAAACAAGCAAGAAAAGGCGATAAAACTTCTAAAATATTCTATCTTTTTATCCTACCTATGAGGAATGGAAACAACAATGAGGATATAGAATATTGTAGGCGTGATGTTGACTTTTTATCCTACCTATGAGGAATGGAAACGATAATTGTATCCCTTCGGTACGATAAAAGAATAACTTTTTATCCTACCTATGAGGAATGGAAACAATGAAGATGATAAAAGGATTTGGCATGGTGATAAAAGCCTTTTTATCCTACCTATGAGGAATGGAAACTTTTTTATAGAAAGTACACTGTACTTTCTAAGTCGCTTTTTATCCTACCTATGAGGAATGGAAACTCTAACAATTAACAACGAGCCAGCTCGAATGAAAATCTTTTTATCCTACCTATGAGGAATGGAAACTGTGCATTCTTGACACCTTGGAAGTTTTCAGTTATTTCTTTTTATCCTACCTATGAGGAATGGAAACTTCAATTGGATACTTTCAAATATCTACGTGGAGGGGTGCTTTTTATCCTACCTATGAGGAATGGAAACCCCGTGCCGCTGACGTTGTATAACTTGAAAAAAGAATCTTTTTATCCTACCTATGAGGAATGGAAACTGGGTTAAGAATGAGAGCACTTTAGAAGAGAGACCTGTCTTTTTATCCTACCTATGAGGAATGGAAACTTGTCTCAATAGGTTCTTTTGGTTGAGTCTGTCCTGCTTTTTATCCTACCTATGAGGAATGGAAACCTTCCTGAAAAACCGTGTCGGTTTTTCCGTGTCGGTTTTTCTTTTTATCCTACCTATGAGGAATGGAAACTTGAGGAACCTAAAAAAGAGGAGGCAAATAATAAAACTTTTTATCCTACCTATGAGGAATGGAAACATAATATAACTTCCATCACCATTTTCAATTATCTTTGCCACTTTTTATCCTACCTATGAGGAATGGAAACACCCGTCTCGCACGTCCGGCACTGTGATGCTGTATCCTTTTTATCCTACCTATGAGGAATGGAAACACTTGTATACAGAAACAGAAGCAGACATAAAAACACTTTTTATCCTACCTATGAGGAATGGAAACCGACACCAATTAGATCCATAACAGTTACCTCCTTAAGCTTTTTATCCTACCTATGAGGAATGGAAACCAAGGCGTTTGTTTCGGCTCCGTGTTTGCGGCTCCGTGCCTTTTTATCCTACCTATGAGGAATGGAAACACCATGAATGAAACGCTTCTTTTGTCTTTCTTTGCTTCTCTTTTTATCCTACCTATGAGGAATGGAAACTCTAACTTCCTTCTTTCAACTTCTTTTTGTAACTTCTTTTTATCCTACCTATGAGGAATGGAAACCAAATACAGTATTCCCACAAGTAATAAGTAATAACAACTTTTTATCCTACCTATGAGGAATGGAAACTCAATAATTTCACAATAATAATTTCTCAACAAATCATCCTTTTTATCCTACCTATGAGGAATGGAAACGTAGCTAAATTAGCAATTATAACTCCTTTTTCTTTTCTTTTTATCCTACCTATGAGGAATGGAAACACTTTATTCAACATATCAACATTATTTTCTTTCTCACTTTTTATCCTACCTATGAGGAATGGAAACCTCGATTTCTTCTATGTACATTTTTTCCGACAACTCGCTTTTTATCCTACCTATGAGGAATGGAAACTTTAGATTTTTGTGTTGATATTTGTGTAGATATTTACTTTTTATCCTACCTATGAGGAATGGAAACTTATATCATCCTGTCTTCCTTCGTCTGTGATTTTCTCCCTTTTTATCCTACCTATGAGGAATGGAAACTTCTTATTTCTTTAACTATTTCTGGTTCTAATTGTTCACTTTTTATCCTACCTATGAGGAATGGAAACCAAGAAATATCTCTTAGTTTTTTTTTTGAACCATATAGTAGCTTTTTATCCTACCTATGAGGAATGGAAACAAGTAAAAAAAAGAGATGATTTCTCACCTCTTTTTTCCTTTTTATCCTACCTATGAGGAATGGAAACGGTTCATTTAAACTAACAATCTTTGTATCTTCTTTTTCTTTTTATCCTACCTATGAGGAATGGAAACATATGAAAAGTAAAGTGAATACTGCTAAAACGCCCCCTTTTTATCCTACCTATGAGGAATGGAAACTCTAAATCTGTGAATACTTTTACTTTTCCTTGAAGCTTTTTATCCTACCTATAAGGAATGGAAACAGCCCCTGAGCTGAAGCTAACATACCCTCGGTGTACCCTTTTTATCCTACCTATAAGGAATGGAAACTTTCCTTCACATATTGGTCTACTTCACCATGTATCCCTTTTTATCCTACCTATAAGGAATGGAAACGCACTCTCCTCTAAAGCTCCTCTTTGAGCAGCTAATCTTTTTATCCTACCTATAAGGAATGGAAACGTATATACAGCATAACGCATTGCATCCATTGCATGGCTTTTTATCCTACCTATGAGGAATGGAGGGGGGTGGAGAGGAATGGAGGGTGAGGGAAAAAATGGAAACAATACAATCTTCAACTTCCGGGAATTTCAAGTAGTTCGCTTCCACTTTTTAACCAAGCTTTGATGAATGGAAGGAAGGGAAGTAAGGCTAGCGAACTTAAGCATTTTTTCTACTTCTTTTTGATCTAAAGGATAGAAAATAGGGTAAGAATTTGGACCTCATTTTAGATCATTCTTAAGCTTCTACGAAGTATCCCCTAAATTTTTAATCACACTTTAATTAATCGAAAATAGGAATGAAGTGGAGATTGATATCTCCCCTTTTGCTCTAAATAATGTAAGATGTAGATAAAACAGAAACTACATTATTTCTTAACTTGCTAGGTTCTATACTGTGCAGTCCAACCTTTTAGACAAGCTTTGATGAAGGTAAAGTAGAAACGAAAATAATGCCTGCAAACATGAGTTTTTTTCTCTTTTCTTTACTTTGAAAAAGATTACAAATAGAGGGGAATAAGGGAAGCGATATTATCTCTCAGCTTCCAAGTAATGCTTCCTTCCTTCTAACCTTATTTTAATGAACTGAAAGTAGGAAAGAAAAGATAACCTGTAAATGTGAGACTTTTTTTCTTCTCTTTTGTTCAAAAAGAAATGAAAAGGAGAAAGGAATGGAAGGTGGGAGTGAGGAATGGAAACCTGTGTAACCGTCTGACTTTTTTTAACATTCTAGATTTTTTATCCTATCTTTTCTTTGATGAATGAAAATATTCTCAAATCATCTCCATCTTTCTTAACTTCATAGATTTTTATTCTAACAATAAGAAATTAAAATAGTTTTTAACGCATCTTTCTTGTTTCTTCGCTTTTTTCTTCTTATCCTAAGAGCAAATCCACAATCAGATAAAGAAAAATATTCTAAGTATTACATTAGAAGAGCTAAAGTAGTTATTAATTTAGCTATCGAAGGTTAATGCAAATTAATGAATTTTTTTAGATTTTTAGATGATATAATGGGGTTGAAAACAAATTATCAAAATCATGGGTAATAGGAAGAAGGTTAGGAACATTTTTAATATTTCAATAGTTAAATAACTCACTAAGAAGGAGATCAGGATGATAGTTGAAAGAGTTATAGAAGAAGCACAGCCTTATTTAGAGGGAATAAAGATCAAAGATGCGGTTATAGGGATTTCACTTATTGGTATGGAACTTAGTAATAATCATGTGGGCGTAAGCTACGTTCTACGTGAGGATTTAAAGTCAGGTTGCTCTATTTTCCCGTATGCTCAAGACATTATTGGTAAAGATAGTTTAGAAATTGCCGAATGGGCTCTCACAGGTCAAGATGATCTGCAAAGATCTATCGGCGTTGCCGTGTTGACAGCTGCTTCACGTTCCCTTCCTTTAGTTGATGTTGATACTTCTATTCATCCTTTTTCTATTGAAATCACACCTGAGGATAATGTTTGCTTGATAGGCTATATTCCTCAAGTTGCTAATATGTTCAATGGAATGGTCAAAAATGTGTTTATTTTTGATCGCGGAATCTCAAAAAAAGGTGGTATTTTTGGGAAAGTACTCCCTGAGGAAGAACAAAAAGGCATACTTCCAAAATGTGAAATAGTATTTCTAAGTGGGACTACTGTTATAAACCACAGCCTAGAGTATCTTTTAAGTTTATGCAAAAATGCCCGAGAGATAGTTTTAATTGGGGCATCGACCCCGATGTTTCCCAATGCGTTTGTTGGAACGAGGGTAAGTATTTTAGCAGGTTCTTGGTGGGATGAAAGGGAAAAAGACAAAATCTTTCGAATTATTTCACTCGCAGGGGGTATAAGCCACATTTCCAAATTTGCAATTAAAAAAAATGTAAGGGTATAAAAAAGCTTGTAAGAAAATAAATTTTTAGCACAGGATGGGGTGGCTGAGATGGAACGATCTTTCGTTCATGTTTATACTGGTAACGGCAAAGGTAAAACAACAGCAGCTTTAGGGCTTTCTGTTAGAGCTGCACTTGCGGGCAAAAAAGTCTTTTTTGCACAGTTTATAAAAGGTATGGAGTATAGTGAATTGAAAGTGAGCCAATATATTAAAAACATCGATATTCAACAGTTTGGTAGGGAGTGTTTTATATACAAAAAACCTACAGAAGAGGACATAGAAGCAGCCAAAAGGGGAATGGATATTTGTGAGAAGATTTTAAAAGGCGTTGAATACGATTTGGTTGTGTTGGATGAGTTGAATATTGCTTTATACTACAAGTTGATTCCCCTGGATAGAGTTGTAAAAGCAATTAAAGAAAGAACTCCCTCGATAGAGGTTGTAATAACTGGGAGATATGCCCCAGAAGAAATTATAGAAATGGCGGATTTGGTTACCGAGATGAAAGAGATTAAACATTATTACAACCAAGGAGTTCAAGCAAGAAAAGGTATAGAGTTTTAAATAACAGTAAAAATTTAAATAAGCAAAGTTTCTTCGAAGTCGATTATTTAGGTATTCGAAAAATAATTTTCTGTTTTATTTTATTAATATGTATAATAAAAAAATAATGGTATAATAATATTAACAATGATAAGTTTTAGAGTTTCTAATTTTGTTCAATAAAAAAGGAGGAGATTTTTATTTCAAATTATCCAAATTTTCACACAGTGGCTATCGAGTATATGAATGATTCAAATTTAGTACATGAGGACCATCTTCACCCTGAAGTTATTTTATGGGTGAACTTTAGTGAGGAATCTAAGAAAGAATTTTTGGACAAGATAAAAAAACAAGATGAAGATTTAGCTCAGGATATCAGCGAGCACCTATCACAATTCAAAATTGAAGAAGAAGTGGTTCCCGTTAACTTACCACTAGATGTCGATACCGAAGAAGAATTCGACAAATTTATGTATTTCTTAGGTGAATTGGCAGAGATCGTTGATTTAAAAGCGTATTCAGTGATTACTGAGGTGTCGCTAGCCGATGAAGAGAGCGAGAAAGAAGATTTTGAAGATCTATACAATTTCCCCGCAATATTCAGCGAGGAAAAGGAAGGAAGTTGCTATTTAACGGTATTCGATTGGGATTTAAAAGAAATGGAAGAGTATTCTGGTAAGTTTGAGAAAAACGAAAAAGATATTGAAGGTCTGAGATTTCCTTTCTTTCAAAGCTAAAACTTTAAAAAAACCCTCTGGAATCAAATAGAGGGTTTTAAACTTATTAAAGTTAGAATGAGGTAGAGGGGGGTATAAAATTGATAAAAGCGATAAATTTAACAAAAAAATTTAAAGATTTCACCGCTGTTGATGGAATCAACTTAAACGTAAGTGCGGGGGAAATTTATGGTTTTCTTGGTCCGAACGGTGCAGGGAAAACTACAACTATAAAAATGCTCACAGGAACACTAAAACCAACCTCTGGTCAAATTTTCATCATGGATAAAGATTACAATAATTACGAATTGGAGATAAAAAGAGAAATTGGCGTTGTGCCTGATGAACCAAAAATGTATGAGAACCTCAAAGGCAGTGAGTATATAGAATTTGTAATGAACGTATACAAATTAAATTCAAACGAAATTCATTCTCGATTCAACGAAATATGTGATGCCTTTGGGATAGATTACCTCAATGATTACATAGGTGATTATTCTCATGGTATGAAACAAAAATTAATGGTTGCCTCAGTTTTGATGAGAAAACCAAAGGTAATTTTTTTGGATGAGCCAACCGTAGGTTTGGATGCCCGAGCAGCGAGGATACTCAAAGAACTTTTACAAAAATACAAGAGCGAAGGCTCCGCGATATTCTTTACGACACATATCCTTGAAATAGCAGAAAAGATGTGTGACAGAATAGGGATCATCGATCACGGTAGGATCCTTGCAGAAGGTAATTTGGAAGAATTGAGATCTCTCTCTAAACTAGGAAATAGGAGTTTAGAGGACATTTTCTTGGAATTAACAGGGGGTAGTGAAGTAAAAGAAATAATCGACGAACTTTAGAGGGGAGGTTCTGAGACAATAATGAATGAATTAAAATTGTTGTTAAAATACTCCTATAAAAACAAATCTCGACCAACAAAAAATAAAAAAGGGATAGAAAGAGGTTCAGGTATGCTCTCCAGTGTAATGAGCTATCTGATAGTCCCAATAATTTTTTTAGCTGTTATCATTCCTACGATGCTTGCAGCTGCAGGTTCATTTAATTTAAACATTCCGTTGAATCAAATAGGTTTGGATTCTAATTATACTTTGTTAGAGCTAATGTTTGCACCTTCCTTTTTATTTGTAAGTGCGATTTTTGTTTTACAATTTTCCCCATTAATTGTAACTACGCTTTTTGATAACGATATGATGGACATCCTTTTGACCATGCCCATTAAAAGGTCAACACTCTTTTTTTCCTCTACTATAGATAGTTTAATCATGTCTGGAATAGGGAGTGGAGCCTTCTTATCAATAGTTGTCTCGTATATGATTTTGAAAGGTTCAAATATTATTCTATCTATCTTGGGTATTATAGGTTTTTTTCTTTTTTTGATCTCTATATCGATTGTAATAGGATTAATTATGTCTTTCTTTGTTGGTAAAACATCTGCAAAAAGAATTGCCCAATTAACTTATTTCATAGGCCTTATCTTTATGGTCTTAATACCCCAATTTCTCCCCCGTATGATGACTAGTGATCCACAAAACCTTGTGGAAGGCATGGGGAACTCTCTTAAAGTATTTATGAACCCTCTTTGGCCACATGCTCAGTTCATCAACGCTATAAACGGCAGTATCTTTTCTCTTGTATTCATCTATGCTGTTTCGATATTGTTCTTTTACTTGGTATATAGATACTCGAACAATCTTGATTTCTCAACCTCTAGGAAAAAGTCAAAGGTTAAAAAAATTGAAAAATTTAAAACCAAACGTCTGCCTCTTTTTGAAAAAGATAGAAAACTTCTTTTCAGGAATTCCCAATTGATCTTTATGATGATTTATCCGGTGGTATTGCCGTTCATATTCTTTTTCACAGGTATGCAAGATTTATCTTACATAACTATCTTTTTTGTGTTGATAGCTGCAGACTACTCTGCCATGATTTCTGCATATATGTTGACTGAAGAAATAAAAATCTGGCCCGTTCCAAAGTTATTTCCTTTCAAAACAAGAACTATGGTGAACTCAAAAATAATGATTTCTACAGGGCTTTATACAATTGAGTTCATCGCTCTTATAATAGTTTTCTCCATTGTGCTAAAATTTAAATTATTTGATTTGATACTTATAATTCCTACTGTCATATTGTTGTACTATTCATCGCTATTAGGGACAAGAATCTTTCTCAGCGATCCAAAAAGAGATGTATCCCAAATGAACAAGGTTTTCAAAGGGAAAGAAGTATTGGTTATAGAATTGATAACAATGGGGTACGCTGCGGCTATTTTTGGCTTGCTATTTTTTTATGACCTAATGCTTGCCCAAGGTCCGCTTTGGATCTTTAAAAATATCAGCATGCAGCTTACTTCTCTAATAATACTTGGAACAGTAGCTGTGCTATTGCTTGTAATTATAAGATCTATTGGAAAAGAACAAAGAAAGATAAACCAGTACATAGAAGCAATGGAATAACATTCCGTTGGTGAATCTAAAAATTGGATTGAATTTCAGTAGTACTTTAATAAACCCTCTATAGAAATTGTAAGAGGGTTTTTCTTATTTATTAGAATGTGTGCTATCATATATTTTAGAAGGGTTTTCTTTATAGGTGGTTACGAAACAATGGAAGTATTTCTTCATTCTTATAGGCGGATTGCGGAACGATGGGAGTAATTCTTCCTTCTAATGGGGTGGGCTGTGGAATGATGGAAGTATTTCTTCATTCTTATGGTCGGACTGCGGAACGATGGGAGTAATTCTTCCTTCTAATGAACGGGATGCAGGATGAAAGGGTAAAAGATTCTTTTCCTTATGGGTGGGCAGCGGGGCGAAGGGGCGCTAAATATAATGTTTTAGAGCTTTTTAAAATAGTGATTGTATAAAAGGGGGAACCACAATGGTAGAAAATAAACGATTGAAAGTTACTATTTTATACGATAACACAGTGTATGACAAAGATCTCCAAGCTAATTGGGGATTTTCTGCTTTGATTGAAGTAGGAAAAGCACCTAAGATACTTTTTGATACCGGTGGAAGTGGAGATATTCTGTTAAATAACATGAAAAAGCTAGGAGTTGATCCATCTACAATAGATGAGGTTTTTATATCTCACAACCACTATGATCATGTGGGCGGTTTGTCGGGTTTTCTCTCAAAAAACCCCGATGTAACGGTTTACGTTCCTCCATCTTTCAGGGGAGTGAAAAATGCGAAAGAAGTTATTACCATAAAAGGTCCTATTGAAATACATGAAGGCATTTATTCCACAGGAGAATTAGAAGGGATAGAACAATCTCTTTGTGTAAAAACTGAAAAAGGAATAGTAATCATAGTTGGATGTTCACATCCAAAGATGGAAAATATATTAAAAACCGCTTCAACATTTGGAGAAGTATACGGAATAATTGGAGGGTTACATGGAACACCTGCAGAATCTTTGAAGGGTTTAAAACTAATTTGTGCAACACATTGTACCCAACACAAAGAAGATATAAAAAAACTTTTTCCAGAAGCCTATATAGAAGGTGGCGCTGGAAAGGTTGTTGAAATTTAAAAATACTAAAGACAATAAAATATCAAAACATATTATACAAGGGGGATGAGGTATGGAAAAGTCTGTAAAAATAAGCAGAAATATGTTTATAACCTCAGCACTAGTTATTTTTTCTATCATGATGATCTCAGGGGTATTAACAATTTTATTGCCTGCGGGGGAGTATCAAAGAGAGTTTATAGATGGAAGAACAGTCATCGTAGAAGATTCTTACCAGACAATAGAAAAACCAAATTATCCCTTTTGGCGATGGTTTACCGCTCCAATCGAAGTATTATGGAGCTCTGATGCACCCCTTATAATCACTATTATTGTGTTTATATTGGTAGTTTCCGGTTCGATCTATATTTTGAACAAAAACCATGTCATCGAATACATCATTAATAAAATTGTTAAAAGGTACAGCAAGCAAAAAAACGTTTTATTAGGTTTGATGATTCTAGTTTTTATGCTTTTAGGTGCATTGATGGGGATTTTTGAAGAAATTGTCCCTTTAATACCGATTGTAATAATGTTTTCAGTTTCCTTGGGTTGGGATGACCTAACAGGTTTGGGGATGAGTTTACTCGCAGCAGGATTTGGTTTTTCTGCAGCAATAGCGAATCCGTTCAGTTTAGGGGTGGCACAAAGAATAGCTGAAATCCCACTTTTTTCGGGAATAGGTCTCAGAATAATTATTTTTATCACTACTTACCTACTTTTATTCTTTTTTTTGAGGAATTATGCTAAGAAGCACCAAAAAGAGGTTGTTGATCAGCAAATAGAAACCATCGATTATGATGTAAATACTTCAAAAGCTTCTAAAATTTTAATAACAATAA encodes the following:
- the cas7b gene encoding type I-B CRISPR-associated protein Cas7/Csh2, yielding MFNGRKELLFVYSVKDANPNGDPLNANHPRYDEETGQVLVSDVRIKRTIRDELMRMGEDVFIDGEPKTLKERFEELKTKLSTTNGDETLKKCIDTRLFGVTFALGKESFAWTGPVQFKWGRSLHKTKVEFVQGTGAFVTKEGGEQRTIRNEYIVPFALIGTYAIGNQYASERTQATDEDFNKLTQAAWNGTNNLITRSKTEHRSRFLMEIWYKPDFNGLIGSLDERIKLTKKDNSLLDDDEQLAIRNIQDIALNLKEICDKVSLLKDNIEKIIIIKDPDLEVKNIDDLKSILGEDKVAIELR
- a CDS encoding TM1802 family CRISPR-associated protein; this encodes MKRHLEFLDKFSDKFLQSDFGKGTLLSGVVLGFIAYNQAKGEKDESGYSNAKIQDSPLYKQLNFGRLSLRDIKKHLARIPELIKAYKIEPSFLIEDLAGYSQELLMNSKGKDLGVDGNFAFVTGFMNWRNYFWEIYKDYTKEKEVAELEIEKTDKGEDQDV
- a CDS encoding TM1802 family CRISPR-associated protein translates to MGFIEAVYTIGKEFSSKTDEITDYLAIPVRTDGSKEIRIYLKVSNYSTLKLQSEKENTIIPLKIEGVSKIDEADFFADSKDEQYKKLRYLYKEPPGSNTDWRYSPVLRISKPKSTREKNREVLLNGSKSYISKIEKMIQDFEDLGFFEKGSVQKIINDLSNNDFVDRFLECYSDPKASYLIVFGIEDDGQFLYPGEVKLFQQYFLKKLNEELNKKNVSKKGGVCDYCGKESDILLNFDMIFPFATFDKVNFLPAINKNFSNKVYKYCKDCFKTFSNAKTYIDYNFVDQSIINNIQIWIIPEFFTTDTNILDDAFNDLKNYFWSDQYTKEKDLLDYITDPDYDVDKPYTAVFHFLFLEQNQAQLVIHQMIEDVPLTRIQKLHQIWEETVQLLAKKKDTQLSAALKHIYRTLRHLVLKEDSEEKVMRTLTMEIIGKILSGERVETKTIKQNFVARIPKLMNDKVQNDYFHLTLNDFLLLIEFLNNYNKSWRYSL
- the cas6 gene encoding CRISPR-associated endoribonuclease Cas6, whose translation is MRLNVQFSLNSLILPLNYNHIIQAFILDLIDNAEYRNFIHNEGFSYNKRKYKLFSFSRLSGKFSLNQKDKTIEFSDNVSLKISSHDKNLIQYCADSLLFKDDFELLGQKIHVEKLEYDDLEIKSDKIKVKTLSPITIYSTIVQNSSKKTIYFSPSEDQFSKLIKENLIKKYLAYYDSYLSKKISNDEFVIKEADQKGSKMIITKYKNFIIKGWHGVFEIQGNPSLLKIGYDSGFGAKNSQGFGLVEVI
- a CDS encoding DUF364 domain-containing protein — its product is MIVERVIEEAQPYLEGIKIKDAVIGISLIGMELSNNHVGVSYVLREDLKSGCSIFPYAQDIIGKDSLEIAEWALTGQDDLQRSIGVAVLTAASRSLPLVDVDTSIHPFSIEITPEDNVCLIGYIPQVANMFNGMVKNVFIFDRGISKKGGIFGKVLPEEEQKGILPKCEIVFLSGTTVINHSLEYLLSLCKNAREIVLIGASTPMFPNAFVGTRVSILAGSWWDEREKDKIFRIISLAGGISHISKFAIKKNVRV
- the cobO gene encoding cob(I)yrinic acid a,c-diamide adenosyltransferase, whose product is MERSFVHVYTGNGKGKTTAALGLSVRAALAGKKVFFAQFIKGMEYSELKVSQYIKNIDIQQFGRECFIYKKPTEEDIEAAKRGMDICEKILKGVEYDLVVLDELNIALYYKLIPLDRVVKAIKERTPSIEVVITGRYAPEEIIEMADLVTEMKEIKHYYNQGVQARKGIEF
- a CDS encoding ABC transporter ATP-binding protein, which codes for MIKAINLTKKFKDFTAVDGINLNVSAGEIYGFLGPNGAGKTTTIKMLTGTLKPTSGQIFIMDKDYNNYELEIKREIGVVPDEPKMYENLKGSEYIEFVMNVYKLNSNEIHSRFNEICDAFGIDYLNDYIGDYSHGMKQKLMVASVLMRKPKVIFLDEPTVGLDARAARILKELLQKYKSEGSAIFFTTHILEIAEKMCDRIGIIDHGRILAEGNLEELRSLSKLGNRSLEDIFLELTGGSEVKEIIDEL